In a genomic window of Drosophila takahashii strain IR98-3 E-12201 chromosome 3L, DtakHiC1v2, whole genome shotgun sequence:
- the Cyp4d20 gene encoding probable cytochrome P450 4d20: protein MWLTLITGALILLLTWDFGRKRQRVAAFEKSKIPGPISIPILGCGLQALNLGAENIISWVGEKFDEYGKTFRFWILDESSIYTKDLKYFEAILSSTTLLAKGQLYEYLRPFLNDGLLVSTGRKWHARRKIFTHAFHFKVLEHYVEIMDRNSGVMVESLRKLADGKTTVDMLKYVSLAALDVITEAAMGVQVNAQNDPDFPYIKALKSVVYIQPDRMYKFSQRYDWLFPLAAPLLHRRLLSDIRVMHDFTDKVIRERRETVERAKADGSYRPLSLGDAEIGRKSQMALLDILLQSTINNEPLNDADIREEVDTFMFEGDDTTSSGVSHALYAIARHPKVQERIYEELLEVLGKDPNAPVSQSQLQELKYLDCVIKETMRLYPPVPAVGRHTQKELKIGDKTIPPNTSIYLVLYYAHRDPDYFPDPLSFKPERFLDDHEENHQNFSYVPFSAGPKNCIGQKFAVLEMKSLISKVLRFYELLPLGEELKPMMNFILRSASGINVGLRPRKS, encoded by the exons ATGTGGCTGACCCTGATCACTGGGGCTCTTATATTGCTCCTGACCTGGGACTTTGGACGCAAAAGGCAGCGAGTGGCAGCCTTTGAAAAATCCAAGATACCTGGGCCCATTTCTATACCGATCCTGGGCTGTGGCCTTCAGGCTTTGAATTTAGGAGCAGAGA ACATTATCAGCTGGGTGGGCGAAAAGTTCGACGAATACGGAAAGACCTTTCGCTTTTGGATCCTGGACGAATCCTCGATCTACACAAAGGATCTCAAGTATTTCGAGGCCATCTTAAGCAGCACCACCCTGCTGGCAAAGGGTCAACTTTATGAATATCTTCGACCTTTCCTAAACGATGGGTTACTCGTTAGCACGGGTAGAAAATGGCATGCGAGGAGAAAGATCTTCACCCACGCCTTTCACTTCAAGGTTCTCGAACATTATGTGGAGATCATGGATCGGAATAGTGGGGTGATGGTGGAGAGCCTCAGGAAGCTGGCCGATGGAAAAACAACGGTGGATATGCTTAAGTATGTGTCCCTGGCGGCACTTGATGTGATAACAG AGGCCGCCATGGGAGTCCAGGTGAATGCCCAGAACGACCCCGATTTTCCCTACATAAAGGCGCTAAAGAG TGTGGTCTATATCCAACCGGATCGCATGTACAAGTTCTCGCAGCGCTACGATTGGCTTTTCCCGCTGGCGGCACCTCTGTTGCACCGACGACTACTGAGCGATATACGCGTCATGCACGACTTCACCGACAAGGTCATCCGCGAGCGGCGAGAAACTGTGGAGCGGGCGAAGGCTGACGGCTCATACCGACCGCTGA GTCTGGGCGATGCTGAAATTGGCAGGAAATCCCAAATGGCTTTGCTGGACATTCTCCTCCAGTCGACCATCAATAATGAGCCCCTAAACGATGCGGATATTCGCGAGGAGGTGGATACTTTCATGTTCGAGGGCGATGATACCACCAGTAGTGGAGTTTCCCATGCCCTCTATGCCATTGCCAGGCATCCCAAAGTTCAGGAAAGGATTTACGAAGAGTTACTGGAGGTTCTTGGTAAAGATCCCAACGCTCCAGTTAGTCAATCTCAGTTGCAGGAACTCAAGTACCTAGATTGTGTTATCAAAGAGACCATGCGGCTTTATCCTCCAGTTCCGGCGGTTGGGAGACACACCCAAAAGGAACTGAAAATTGGTGACAAAACCATTCCTCCAAATACCAGCATTTACCTAGTTCTATACTACGCCCATCGAGATCCGGATTACTTTCCCGATCCTCTAAGCTTCAAACCAGAAAGATTTTTGGATGATCATGAAGAAAACCATCAGAACTTTTCCTATGTTCCCTTTAGCGCCGGACCCAAAAACTGcattggtcagaagtttgccgTTCTGGAAATGAAATCCCTGATCAGCAAGGTCCTGAGATTCTACGAGCTTCTGCCTTTGGGCGAGGAACTCAAGCCCATGATGAACTTTATCCTGCGCTCAGCTTCGGGCATCAATGTGGGTCTGAGACCCAGAAAGTCATAA
- the LOC108067193 gene encoding uncharacterized protein, whose product MESTKVLASLLLIALVALSPAEGISRPLPPYVGLPTQDGLTRLFLNSRVTHRDPFASVACFGGYIGESNLIAELYSNNFTNCLKTSTNSRRGIDADFLATRRTIRLSSERVCQELSACNGINSTLASFKCHANVGSNNTVSTYSISGNASESASLLEERYRVVELQHDQCRRKAEKNYVESTAKNYNHLQACLDGRVQPKPMPKPTTTTSTTSTTTTTTTTTEAPTEPPTTTETPLNLDDQFKQLLNLLN is encoded by the exons ATGGAGTCTACGAAAGTGCTAGCCTCGCTGCTACTGATTGCTTTGGTGGCTCTATCTCCTGCCGAAGGAATCAGCAGGCCTCTGCCTCCCTACGTGGGTCTGCCCACCCAGGATGGCCTCACCCGGTTGTTCCTCAATTCCCGGGTCACCCATCGCGATCCCTTCGCCTCGGTGGCCTGTTTCGGTGGCTACATCGGTGAATCCAACCTGATCGCCGAACTGTACAGTAACAACTTCACCAATTGTCTTAAGACCTCGACGAACTCAAGGAGGGGCATTGATGCCGATTTCCTGGCCACTCGCAGGACCATCCGACTCTCCTCCGAGAGGGTTTGCCAGGAGCTCAGCGCTTGCAATGGCATCAACAGCACCCTCGCCTCCTTCAAATGCCATGCGAATGTG GGCTCCAACAACACCGTCTCCACGTACAGCATCTCGGGCAATGCCTCCGAATCGGCCAGTTTGCTGGAGGAACGCTACCGAGTGGTGGAACTTCAGCACGACCAGTGTCGCCGCAAGGCGGAGAAAAACTACGTGGAGTCCACGGCCAAGAACTACAACCACCTGCAGGCCTGTTTGGACGGACGTGTGCAGCCGAAGCCCATGCCTAAGCCCACAACTACGACCTCCACAActagcaccaccaccaccaccaccacgacCACGGAGGCACCCACCGAACCACCGACCACCACCGAGACGCCTTTAAACCTGGACGATCAGTTCAAGCAGCTTTTGAATTTGTTAAACTAA